Proteins from one Chroococcidiopsis sp. CCMEE 29 genomic window:
- the kdpC gene encoding K(+)-transporting ATPase subunit C, translating into MSVVREITRAIRLILVLWVLTAIIYPLVMIGVGQVFFPFQANGSIMQNLQGQDIGSALIGQVFTGEQYFQSRPSTVGYSIGQGAAPTGISGASNLAPSNPELLKRIESQAQQLQEIGIQPTADLVYTSGSGLDPHITVDAALAQVERVATARDLSTDDITPLIAKYRQGRFLWIFGEPVVNVLRLNYALDVLQTPRE; encoded by the coding sequence ATGTCTGTTGTTCGAGAAATTACTAGAGCGATTCGCCTGATCTTGGTTCTCTGGGTGCTGACGGCAATCATCTATCCTCTGGTAATGATTGGGGTCGGACAAGTTTTTTTTCCGTTTCAGGCTAACGGCAGCATCATGCAGAATCTCCAAGGACAAGATATCGGTTCGGCTTTGATTGGTCAAGTGTTTACAGGTGAGCAATACTTCCAAAGTCGTCCTAGTACCGTTGGCTATAGTATCGGGCAAGGCGCTGCGCCTACTGGTATATCTGGTGCGAGTAATCTTGCTCCGAGTAATCCTGAGTTGCTGAAGCGGATCGAATCGCAAGCGCAACAACTGCAAGAGATCGGGATTCAGCCCACTGCCGATCTGGTTTACACCTCTGGTTCTGGCTTAGATCCACATATTACAGTAGATGCAGCCCTAGCCCAGGTGGAACGGGTGGCTACTGCCCGTGATTTATCTACTGATGACATAACTCCTTTAATTGCTAAATACCGACAGGGCAGGTTCTTGTGGATTTTTGGTGAGCCTGTAGTTAATGTTTTGAGATTGAATTATGCCCTCGATGTTTTGCAGACTCCCCGGGAATAA
- a CDS encoding universal stress protein has product MSSKRDAGNPNAVSAGIKPLASGTLPIRPARRGKHKIFIGMAPGVGKTYRMLEEVHALKQEGIDVVIGLLETHGRKETAQKAAGLEIIPRKEIHRGGLTLTEMDTEAILARSPQLVLVDELAHTNVPGSPREKRYQDVEVILKAGIDLYSTVNIQHLESLNDLVARITSVVVRERIPDRLLEEADEVVLVDVTPETLQERLEEGKIYAPEKIDQCLQNFFQRRNLIALRELALREVADNVEEDALELNARAANAAIPSGEFCNIHERVLVCISTYANSVQLLRRGARIASYMNAPLYGVFVEDSDRFLTREESLHVETCEQLCEEFCGTFLRVKSHDIAKAIADVAQEYRITQIVIGESQHSRWKILLRGSLTQKLVRLLKNVDLHIIGTEKKNASSRLAPKE; this is encoded by the coding sequence ATGAGTAGTAAGCGTGATGCTGGTAATCCTAATGCTGTGTCAGCGGGGATTAAGCCGCTTGCGTCTGGAACTTTGCCCATCCGTCCGGCGCGGCGCGGCAAACATAAAATTTTTATTGGCATGGCTCCTGGGGTAGGCAAAACTTACCGCATGTTAGAAGAAGTCCATGCACTCAAACAAGAAGGAATTGATGTCGTTATTGGGCTATTAGAAACCCACGGCCGTAAAGAGACTGCTCAAAAGGCAGCGGGTTTGGAGATAATACCCCGCAAAGAAATTCACCGGGGTGGCTTAACGTTGACTGAAATGGATACAGAGGCAATTTTGGCGCGATCGCCTCAGTTGGTGTTAGTGGATGAGTTAGCGCATACCAATGTCCCTGGTTCGCCCAGAGAAAAACGTTACCAGGACGTGGAAGTAATTTTGAAGGCGGGAATTGATCTCTACTCCACGGTTAATATTCAACATCTGGAAAGTCTGAATGATTTGGTAGCGCGGATTACTAGCGTGGTCGTGCGAGAGCGCATTCCCGATCGCCTGCTAGAGGAAGCAGATGAGGTCGTGCTGGTCGATGTTACTCCAGAAACACTGCAAGAAAGATTAGAAGAAGGGAAAATCTACGCCCCAGAAAAAATTGATCAATGTCTGCAAAACTTTTTCCAACGCCGCAACTTAATTGCTTTGCGAGAATTGGCGCTGCGGGAGGTAGCAGATAACGTTGAGGAAGATGCGCTGGAGTTGAACGCACGCGCTGCTAATGCCGCCATTCCATCTGGTGAGTTCTGTAATATTCACGAGCGCGTTCTAGTCTGCATATCCACCTATGCCAATTCAGTGCAACTGTTGCGCCGGGGAGCACGCATTGCTAGTTACATGAATGCCCCGCTTTATGGTGTATTTGTAGAAGATTCAGATCGCTTCCTGACCAGGGAAGAAAGCTTACACGTCGAAACTTGTGAACAGCTGTGTGAAGAATTTTGCGGTACCTTCCTCCGGGTTAAAAGCCATGATATTGCTAAAGCGATCGCTGATGTGGCTCAGGAATATCGCATCACTCAGATTGTGATTGGTGAAAGTCAGCACTCCCGCTGGAAGATACTGCTACGAGGATCTTTGACTCAAAAGTTAGTGCGATTGCTCAAAAACGTTGATTTGCATATTATAGGGACTGAGAAAAAAAACGCATCCAGTCGTCTGGCTCCAAAGGAATGA
- a CDS encoding Mo-dependent nitrogenase C-terminal domain-containing protein, translated as MFKLMSLRNIVCQWLDAIEVHDPKRAQLLCKLIPASCPFERDLNLFGHTVFHIPPLCKLNPFYEQVVSLRFKCLCFLADECGEDITIYC; from the coding sequence ATGTTTAAACTTATGAGTCTACGGAACATCGTTTGCCAGTGGCTTGATGCAATAGAGGTTCATGACCCCAAGCGAGCACAGTTACTTTGTAAGTTGATTCCTGCCAGTTGTCCTTTTGAACGGGACCTCAACCTCTTTGGTCATACTGTATTTCACATCCCACCTTTGTGCAAATTGAACCCTTTCTATGAACAAGTGGTTAGTCTTCGCTTCAAATGTCTATGTTTTCTGGCAGATGAATGCGGTGAAGATATAACTATTTACTGCTAA
- a CDS encoding DUF1822 family protein, with product MIFDPVSLTFADPTQLWLEVSETDRNQAWQQSQFSRTNCRWNAYLNQLCLSTFLDWLRAEHAPEATPWPNAPTLPSIWEVVNGTAITLGTTRLVLIPTETIDLSELRVPQEWVDIPGWVADYYLAVRVNPDEGFVQIWGYTTHLQLKTSGSYDSKDRTYCLDEDELIQDLSVLWVARQLCPEERTRSAVAPLPALPLAQAETLIARLGNSDVIMPRLAVPFDLWGALLEHGGWRQRLYNRRLGLAEPWSILQWLQTGVSEVAQQIGWSGVEFQPSLAIARTADQIPSTVILSRQIVIAGQQYELRVIPRGNPEQRTWRFELRNTSMGARIPSGFKLRLLTEDLQDFENNEDVATTAVDHLFVEVALEPDEGLVWEIEPMPENYDQEILRF from the coding sequence ATGATTTTTGATCCAGTTTCGCTTACTTTTGCTGATCCAACTCAGTTGTGGTTAGAGGTCTCTGAAACGGATCGCAATCAAGCTTGGCAGCAAAGCCAGTTTTCTAGAACTAATTGTCGCTGGAATGCCTATCTCAATCAACTTTGCCTCAGCACTTTTCTTGACTGGCTAAGGGCAGAGCACGCACCTGAGGCGACTCCTTGGCCCAATGCTCCGACTCTACCAAGTATATGGGAGGTAGTTAATGGTACAGCCATTACCCTAGGAACGACGCGATTGGTGCTAATTCCGACTGAGACAATTGACTTGAGTGAATTGCGGGTGCCGCAAGAATGGGTAGATATTCCTGGCTGGGTGGCTGATTATTACTTAGCAGTGCGAGTCAATCCAGATGAAGGGTTTGTCCAGATTTGGGGTTACACCACTCATCTGCAACTAAAGACAAGCGGCAGCTACGATTCGAAAGACCGTACCTATTGCTTAGATGAGGACGAATTAATTCAGGATCTTAGTGTCCTATGGGTAGCGCGTCAACTCTGCCCAGAAGAACGAACTCGCAGCGCGGTTGCCCCCCTACCAGCTTTACCATTAGCTCAGGCAGAAACCTTGATTGCGCGTTTGGGCAACTCTGATGTGATTATGCCACGACTGGCAGTGCCTTTTGATCTGTGGGGAGCACTACTGGAGCATGGAGGCTGGCGACAAAGATTGTACAACCGCCGACTAGGATTGGCAGAGCCTTGGTCAATTCTCCAATGGCTTCAGACCGGTGTTTCAGAGGTTGCCCAACAGATCGGTTGGAGCGGGGTAGAGTTTCAGCCTAGCTTAGCAATAGCGCGGACAGCAGACCAAATTCCATCCACAGTTATCCTGTCTCGCCAAATAGTGATTGCTGGTCAACAGTACGAGTTACGGGTCATACCCCGAGGCAATCCAGAACAAAGAACTTGGCGATTTGAGTTGCGAAATACCTCTATGGGTGCCCGTATCCCTAGCGGATTTAAACTTCGACTGCTAACCGAAGACCTACAAGACTTTGAAAACAACGAAGACGTAGCCACAACTGCTGTAGACCATCTGTTTGTTGAGGTAGCGCTTGAACCAGACGAAGGCTTGGTGTGGGAAATAGAGCCTATGCCAGAAAACTACGATCAAGAAATCCTGCGGTTTTAA
- a CDS encoding chlorophyll a/b binding light-harvesting protein — MTTASRSPLSVEHDLADSPWWAGNARLTNLSGRLLGAHVAHAGLIVLWAGAMTLFELAHFNPAKPMYEQGLILLPRLAAQGWGLGAGGAVVDTYPYFVIGVLHLISSAFLGFGGVFHSLRGPETLEQKFPFFGYNWGDTKKITTILGIHLTLLRLGAFLLVAKAMYFGGLYDPTIENVREVTNPTLNPAVIFGYLFGAVGKNWIASVDNLEDVVGGHIWVSALLVSGGLFHIVTKPFAWTRSLFVWSGEAYLSYSLGALALMGFIATLFVSVNTTVYPEVFYGPPLVVRQNILPYFSSLDPNFVTSRTWLANAHFWLAFFFLQGHIWHALRSRGFDFRKGRVSESAVIPEPIT, encoded by the coding sequence GTGACAACTGCTTCCAGGAGTCCGCTATCAGTAGAGCACGACCTTGCCGATTCTCCTTGGTGGGCTGGCAATGCTCGCCTTACTAACTTGTCGGGGAGATTATTGGGCGCTCATGTGGCTCATGCTGGTCTGATCGTGCTTTGGGCTGGAGCGATGACTCTATTTGAACTAGCGCACTTTAATCCAGCAAAACCCATGTACGAGCAAGGCTTAATCCTACTACCTCGCTTAGCTGCTCAAGGTTGGGGTCTCGGCGCAGGTGGTGCTGTTGTGGATACCTACCCCTACTTCGTTATTGGAGTCTTGCATCTCATCTCATCTGCCTTTTTAGGCTTCGGTGGTGTTTTTCATTCCTTGCGCGGTCCAGAAACCTTAGAACAGAAGTTTCCTTTCTTCGGCTACAACTGGGGAGACACCAAAAAGATAACTACAATCCTTGGCATCCACCTGACTTTACTGAGATTGGGTGCCTTTTTGTTGGTTGCCAAGGCAATGTATTTCGGTGGCTTATATGATCCAACGATTGAGAATGTGCGGGAAGTTACCAATCCTACATTGAATCCTGCAGTCATTTTTGGCTACTTGTTTGGGGCTGTGGGCAAAAACTGGATTGCCAGTGTTGACAACCTAGAAGATGTGGTTGGCGGTCACATCTGGGTTAGTGCCCTGTTAGTTAGCGGCGGCCTTTTTCATATTGTGACTAAACCCTTTGCTTGGACACGTTCCCTATTTGTCTGGTCTGGAGAAGCTTATCTTTCCTACAGCTTAGGTGCTTTGGCGCTAATGGGCTTTATCGCTACGCTCTTCGTATCAGTCAATACTACCGTCTACCCTGAAGTCTTTTATGGCCCTCCTTTGGTGGTACGGCAGAATATCTTGCCCTACTTTTCATCGTTGGATCCTAATTTTGTCACTTCTCGGACTTGGTTAGCCAATGCCCACTTTTGGTTGGCTTTCTTCTTCCTCCAAGGCCATATTTGGCATGCGTTGCGATCGCGTGGATTTGATTTTCGCAAAGGTCGGGTAAGTGAATCAGCGGTTATTCCCGAACCAATTACCTAA
- a CDS encoding serine/threonine-protein kinase translates to MTDPNIDRLLAKRYLLRELIGTGAMGKVYRAKDILLGGVPVAVKFLSLSIHNQRIQLQERFEREAKTCALLGQKSIHIVRVMDYGVDENSTPFYVMEYLKGKSLSDVIRLETLSLARFLSLARQISLGLQCAHQGISINGKIFPIIHRDIKPSNVVIIPNSSFAELAKILDFGIAKLLQPDGDRTSYYMGTFAYSSPEQMEGNELDNRSDIYSLGVMMFEMLTGKMPLHASTDSFGGWYKAHHSASPRSFDSVNSKLKIPSELKNLVMSCLAKAPGDRPQSVSEIIQTLVSLERQYSSLTLLEQPLNVTPAKGAIELENQSIKPVLSTEQCRQLSWPQNKPIADIIFSDSIRINNELMAALWLMLPQQEIHKRTDNRRYNQFLFLASPHPIMLWITVLYSYEHGPKWLPYYLDLKTSQGQETTQLLAEKGYYRLLLFARDSPDRASACLYLNIASAQCQLLQQWIMLSQTLVSAGNPQFSKGLLKQEFEKLKPQILTKLEARYSKKIF, encoded by the coding sequence ATGACAGATCCCAACATTGACCGTTTACTTGCCAAGCGCTATCTGCTCCGAGAATTGATTGGAACTGGAGCAATGGGCAAAGTTTATCGTGCCAAGGATATTTTGTTGGGAGGTGTACCCGTTGCCGTTAAGTTTCTTAGTTTATCAATTCACAATCAAAGAATTCAATTGCAGGAGCGTTTTGAGCGAGAAGCGAAAACCTGCGCCCTACTGGGTCAAAAAAGTATTCACATTGTCCGGGTGATGGATTACGGCGTGGATGAGAACAGCACCCCATTTTATGTCATGGAATACTTGAAAGGAAAGAGCCTTAGCGATGTTATCCGCTTGGAAACCCTTTCTTTGGCAAGATTCCTTAGCCTAGCGCGTCAAATCAGTCTCGGTCTCCAGTGTGCTCACCAAGGTATATCTATTAATGGCAAAATCTTCCCCATTATCCATCGAGATATTAAGCCTAGCAATGTAGTGATTATTCCCAATTCTAGTTTTGCTGAGTTGGCAAAGATTCTAGACTTTGGAATCGCTAAGTTGCTGCAGCCAGATGGCGATCGCACTAGCTACTATATGGGGACTTTTGCTTATTCTTCCCCAGAACAGATGGAGGGAAATGAACTCGACAACCGCTCAGATATTTATAGTCTGGGGGTAATGATGTTTGAGATGCTAACCGGTAAGATGCCCCTGCACGCATCTACTGACTCTTTTGGAGGATGGTACAAAGCTCATCATTCTGCATCCCCACGCTCTTTCGATTCAGTTAACTCCAAATTGAAAATTCCATCAGAGTTAAAGAATTTGGTGATGAGCTGTCTAGCTAAGGCACCGGGCGATCGCCCTCAAAGTGTGAGTGAAATCATCCAGACTTTAGTATCACTAGAGCGGCAATATAGTAGCTTGACACTACTGGAGCAGCCTCTTAATGTAACACCTGCTAAAGGGGCGATTGAACTTGAAAATCAATCTATCAAGCCAGTACTTTCAACTGAGCAATGCCGACAGCTCTCTTGGCCTCAAAATAAACCGATTGCTGATATCATTTTTTCCGATTCCATTCGGATTAATAACGAGTTGATGGCAGCGCTGTGGTTGATGTTACCGCAGCAGGAGATTCACAAGCGTACAGACAACAGACGCTATAACCAATTTCTATTTCTCGCCTCTCCTCACCCCATAATGTTGTGGATTACCGTCCTCTACAGCTACGAACATGGTCCCAAGTGGCTGCCTTACTATCTGGATCTGAAGACTTCTCAAGGTCAAGAAACTACACAACTACTGGCAGAAAAAGGATACTACCGATTGTTATTATTTGCACGAGACTCACCTGATCGCGCTAGCGCTTGTCTGTACCTAAACATTGCCTCTGCTCAATGCCAACTGTTGCAACAGTGGATTATGCTTAGCCAGACTTTGGTTTCAGCTGGCAACCCTCAGTTCAGTAAAGGTCTGCTTAAGCAGGAATTCGAAAAGCTCAAACCTCAGATTTTAACGAAGTTAGAAGCCCGTTATAGCAAGAAAATTTTCTAA
- the kdpB gene encoding potassium-transporting ATPase subunit KdpB, translating to MDSTNPATLPPRRLRQPRGPRDSRKHTPKVNTKGIYQRAIKDAFVKLNPRQMVKNPVMFLVWVGTIIAALVTIEPNLFGPVQGENPRVFNGLITVILFFTVLFANFAEAVAEGRGKAQADALRSTKSETIARKLLPDGSIQEVPSTTLRQGDRVKVIAGDIIPADGEVIAGVASVDESAITGESAPVLKETGSDVASTVTGGTRIISDELTIRITSDPGKGFIDRMIALVEGAERSKTPNEIALTVLLAVLTLVFLFVVATLPLLANYVGSPVSVPVLIALLVALIPTTIGGLLSAIGIAGMDRVAQFNVIATSGRAVEACGDVNTLVLDKTGTITLGNRLAENFIPVNGHSMQEIALVALVASVFDDTPEGKSIVRLAQKLGAKVNFDLSTAEGVEFSAKTRMSGTNLPDGSEVRKGAVDAIKGFVRSRGGNITSELDPAYEQVSWLGGTPLAVCRNSDIYGVIYLKDIVKPGIRDRFDQLRRMGVRTIMLTGDNQLTAAVIAQEAGVDEFIAEATPEDKIAVIQQEQAEGKLVAMTGDGTNDAPALAQANVGVAMNSGTQAAKEAANMVDLDSDPTKLIDIVAIGKQLLITRGALTTFSIANDIAKYFAIIPVIFISARLESLNVMNLTSTNSAVLSALIYNALIIPALIPLALRGVKFRPLTANQLLQRNILIYGLGGVVAPFVAIKLIDMAIAAVGLA from the coding sequence ATGGACTCTACAAATCCTGCTACCTTGCCGCCTCGCCGTCTCCGTCAACCTAGAGGTCCCAGGGACTCACGCAAGCATACACCGAAAGTAAACACGAAAGGCATTTACCAACGAGCGATCAAAGATGCCTTTGTGAAGCTCAATCCTAGGCAGATGGTCAAAAACCCAGTGATGTTTCTGGTATGGGTGGGCACGATTATTGCAGCCTTAGTGACAATTGAGCCAAATTTGTTTGGTCCAGTCCAGGGTGAAAACCCAAGAGTTTTCAACGGCTTAATTACGGTGATTTTATTCTTCACCGTTTTGTTTGCCAATTTTGCCGAAGCAGTGGCGGAAGGGCGAGGTAAGGCTCAAGCTGATGCCTTACGTTCGACTAAGTCAGAAACGATCGCTCGCAAACTCCTGCCGGATGGGTCAATTCAAGAAGTCCCTTCAACTACCCTGCGTCAGGGCGATCGAGTGAAAGTAATTGCTGGGGATATCATTCCAGCAGATGGGGAAGTGATTGCTGGTGTTGCTTCCGTGGATGAATCCGCAATTACGGGAGAATCAGCACCGGTGCTCAAAGAAACTGGCTCGGATGTTGCCAGTACCGTCACAGGCGGCACGCGGATTATCTCTGATGAACTCACAATTCGAATTACATCTGACCCCGGTAAAGGGTTTATTGACCGGATGATTGCTTTAGTAGAGGGTGCAGAACGTTCTAAAACACCAAATGAAATTGCTCTGACAGTATTACTGGCTGTTTTGACCCTGGTGTTCCTGTTTGTCGTCGCGACGCTGCCCTTGCTAGCTAATTATGTTGGCAGTCCAGTAAGCGTACCAGTACTGATTGCTCTGTTAGTAGCGCTGATCCCCACCACAATTGGGGGATTATTGAGTGCAATTGGGATTGCTGGGATGGATCGAGTTGCTCAGTTCAATGTTATTGCCACCTCAGGACGAGCAGTGGAGGCGTGTGGCGATGTTAACACTCTAGTTTTGGACAAGACAGGTACGATTACACTGGGTAATCGCTTAGCAGAAAATTTTATTCCGGTCAATGGTCACTCCATGCAGGAGATTGCTCTTGTAGCTCTGGTGGCAAGTGTGTTTGATGACACGCCCGAGGGGAAATCAATTGTTCGACTAGCACAAAAGTTAGGCGCTAAGGTTAATTTTGACCTTAGCACAGCGGAAGGAGTTGAATTTTCCGCTAAAACACGCATGAGTGGGACAAACTTACCCGATGGCAGTGAGGTGCGGAAGGGAGCGGTAGACGCAATTAAAGGGTTCGTGCGATCGCGTGGCGGCAACATAACTTCAGAACTCGATCCTGCCTACGAACAAGTTTCCTGGCTGGGAGGAACTCCCCTAGCTGTCTGCCGCAATAGTGATATCTACGGCGTGATCTATCTCAAAGATATTGTTAAACCCGGTATTCGCGATCGCTTTGACCAGTTGCGCCGCATGGGAGTGCGTACCATTATGTTGACGGGTGACAACCAGCTTACCGCTGCTGTGATTGCCCAAGAAGCTGGGGTGGATGAGTTCATTGCTGAAGCAACACCAGAAGACAAAATTGCAGTGATTCAACAGGAGCAGGCAGAGGGCAAACTAGTTGCCATGACGGGAGATGGCACGAATGATGCCCCAGCCTTGGCACAGGCAAATGTGGGAGTAGCGATGAATTCTGGAACTCAGGCAGCAAAAGAAGCAGCTAATATGGTGGACTTGGATTCCGATCCCACTAAGTTAATTGATATTGTTGCCATTGGTAAGCAGTTGTTGATTACTCGCGGGGCGTTGACTACCTTTTCAATCGCGAATGATATTGCTAAGTACTTCGCGATTATTCCGGTGATATTTATCTCGGCTAGGTTGGAAAGTCTGAATGTAATGAATTTAACTAGCACGAATTCTGCTGTGCTATCGGCTTTGATTTACAATGCACTGATTATTCCGGCTCTGATTCCTTTAGCGTTGAGGGGTGTAAAGTTTAGACCGCTGACAGCAAATCAGCTGTTGCAACGAAATATTCTGATCTATGGTTTGGGTGGGGTGGTAGCGCCGTTTGTGGCAATTAAGTTGATTGACATGGCAATCGCAGCGGTGGGATTGGCTTAG
- the kdpF gene encoding K(+)-transporting ATPase subunit F, translating into MKRVKLVGRILLPMQMDERISFVWWQWRRQKLPLVIFVLLCLNLVIAPAVYAAVDGTLERRQVWALGLLGLVTLGLTVYLFVVVFQPERF; encoded by the coding sequence ATGAAAAGAGTTAAGTTGGTGGGTAGGATTTTGTTGCCAATGCAGATGGATGAGAGGATTTCTTTTGTGTGGTGGCAATGGCGCAGGCAGAAGTTGCCTTTGGTGATTTTTGTGTTGCTGTGCTTGAATTTGGTAATTGCCCCAGCTGTTTATGCTGCTGTTGATGGTACATTGGAGCGCCGTCAGGTTTGGGCACTTGGTCTACTTGGTTTGGTCACGCTGGGGCTTACAGTTTACTTGTTTGTCGTTGTTTTTCAGCCGGAGCGGTTCTAA
- a CDS encoding anhydro-N-acetylmuramic acid kinase: protein MTPVIGLISGTSVDGIDAALVDITGTDFDLKVQFLAGVTYPYPADLKEKILAVCGGAAISMAELAELDDAIALAFAQAAQNIQTDYPSAQLIGSHGQTVYHRPPLARGVDAQAASRRVGRGARGEGRDFTPYSLLGYSLQLGRGAVIADVTGIPTVSNFRSADIAAGGQGAPLVSKVDAYLLSHSHEARSIQNIGGIGNLTYLPARSHPDWEKKIRGWDTGPGNTLLDLAVQHLTNGARTYDQNGSWAATGNPCYELVEQWLSQEFFQQPPPKSTGRELFGWEYLHQCLADAAPYQLSPADLLATLTELTVASIVHSYRTFLPQIPEQVLLCGGGSRNLYLKRRLQVHLEPVPVLTTDEAGLNADFKEAIAFAVLAYWRQLNIPGNLAEVTGARQAVLLGDIHLSGIINSDM, encoded by the coding sequence ATGACACCAGTAATCGGTCTAATCAGCGGTACGTCAGTTGATGGCATTGATGCTGCTTTGGTAGACATTACAGGGACAGACTTTGATTTAAAAGTGCAATTTCTGGCTGGGGTAACTTATCCCTACCCAGCGGACTTAAAAGAGAAAATCTTGGCGGTTTGTGGTGGGGCAGCTATTTCAATGGCAGAGTTAGCAGAATTAGACGATGCGATCGCCCTTGCCTTTGCCCAAGCTGCTCAAAATATTCAAACTGATTACCCGTCAGCTCAGCTAATTGGCTCTCACGGTCAAACAGTTTACCATCGACCCCCTTTGGCGAGGGGCGTAGACGCGCAAGCGGCTTCTCGAAGAGTGGGGCGAGGGGCGAGGGGCGAGGGGCGAGATTTTACTCCCTACTCCCTACTTGGTTATAGTCTTCAATTGGGGCGAGGTGCTGTAATTGCCGATGTGACTGGCATTCCGACTGTGAGCAATTTCCGTAGTGCTGATATTGCTGCTGGTGGGCAAGGTGCTCCCCTTGTCTCTAAAGTAGATGCCTATCTGCTCAGTCATTCCCACGAGGCTCGGTCTATCCAAAATATTGGTGGGATTGGCAACTTGACTTATCTTCCGGCTCGGAGTCACCCCGACTGGGAAAAGAAAATTAGAGGTTGGGATACTGGACCTGGAAATACACTGCTAGATCTGGCGGTGCAGCATTTAACTAATGGTGCTAGGACTTATGATCAAAACGGCAGCTGGGCAGCGACTGGTAACCCTTGCTATGAGTTGGTTGAACAATGGCTAAGCCAAGAGTTTTTCCAGCAGCCACCACCTAAATCCACAGGTAGGGAGCTATTTGGCTGGGAATACTTGCACCAATGTCTGGCAGATGCCGCCCCGTATCAGCTTAGTCCAGCGGACTTACTGGCAACTTTGACAGAACTTACTGTTGCCTCAATTGTTCATAGCTACCGCACTTTTTTACCCCAGATACCTGAGCAGGTGCTGTTGTGTGGCGGTGGTAGTCGAAATCTCTACTTGAAACGCCGACTACAGGTGCATCTGGAACCAGTACCAGTATTGACCACTGACGAAGCAGGGTTGAATGCAGATTTCAAAGAAGCGATCGCCTTTGCTGTTCTGGCTTACTGGCGACAACTAAATATTCCTGGGAATCTGGCTGAAGTTACTGGTGCAAGGCAAGCAGTTCTCCTGGGAGACATTCATCTGTCCGGAATCATCAATTCTGATATGTAG
- a CDS encoding sigma-70 family RNA polymerase sigma factor, whose product MRPRQGITEVFSTFLQFDADRFSAWATDPKLRRSMQTCLARLPQETAENFWVLYWYKLWQSQPASLARVHLAAYLQEVCYWAAHKTIASFSTAQYTLSDCFQMAIARLDKVLKGFNPQLGFSFKNYASAIFISVLKDILRQHQEIDICTNWSLLRKLSQKRFVESLQNAGLSSQTIACYLLAWNCFKTIYVPTQATGTRQLPKPDPATWETIAALYNSERFTQLNPSGQSCSAQTIEKWLIACAKAARSYLYPSLVSINTPKPGQESGEFLDDLAQFAQETFLTQLIAEEEQQSRHSQQTQLKAVLGEALTKLEPQAQSIFQLYYGQALTQQQIAQQLDMKQYTVSRRLTKARETLLLSLARWSQETLHISLTSEVLDYINTVLEEWLKLYYSHPPSYTESSS is encoded by the coding sequence ATGCGTCCTCGTCAAGGCATTACTGAAGTCTTTTCGACTTTTCTGCAATTTGACGCTGATCGGTTCAGTGCTTGGGCAACCGATCCTAAACTGCGGCGGAGTATGCAAACTTGTCTGGCACGGCTACCACAAGAGACAGCAGAAAACTTCTGGGTTCTCTACTGGTACAAGCTTTGGCAATCTCAGCCAGCGAGTCTAGCCAGAGTACATCTAGCAGCTTACTTGCAAGAAGTGTGCTACTGGGCTGCCCATAAAACGATCGCTAGCTTTTCTACGGCGCAGTACACCTTGTCTGACTGCTTTCAGATGGCGATCGCCCGACTTGATAAAGTCTTAAAAGGATTTAACCCGCAGTTGGGCTTTAGTTTCAAAAATTATGCTAGTGCAATTTTTATTAGTGTACTCAAAGACATCCTGCGTCAGCACCAGGAAATTGATATTTGCACCAATTGGTCACTGTTGCGCAAGCTGAGCCAGAAACGATTCGTTGAATCCTTACAAAATGCTGGGTTAAGCTCACAGACCATCGCTTGTTACCTGTTAGCCTGGAACTGTTTCAAGACCATTTATGTACCAACTCAAGCCACTGGAACCCGTCAACTGCCGAAACCCGATCCTGCTACATGGGAGACAATTGCTGCACTTTACAATTCAGAACGCTTTACTCAACTGAATCCATCTGGACAAAGTTGCAGCGCTCAGACTATCGAAAAATGGTTGATCGCTTGTGCAAAAGCCGCACGATCTTATCTTTACCCGTCATTGGTATCCATCAATACCCCCAAGCCAGGGCAAGAGTCTGGGGAGTTCCTAGATGATTTAGCCCAGTTCGCGCAGGAAACTTTCCTCACGCAGCTAATTGCTGAAGAAGAACAACAGAGTCGGCATTCGCAGCAAACTCAGCTCAAAGCTGTTTTAGGAGAAGCTCTAACTAAGCTGGAGCCTCAAGCACAAAGCATTTTCCAGTTGTACTACGGTCAAGCGCTTACTCAACAGCAGATTGCCCAACAGCTTGACATGAAACAGTACACTGTTTCTCGTCGGCTGACAAAGGCGAGAGAAACTTTGTTGCTCTCGCTGGCACGCTGGAGTCAAGAAACACTGCATATTTCTCTGACATCAGAGGTACTCGACTATATAAATACTGTTTTGGAGGAATGGTTAAAACTCTATTACAGCCATCCCCCCTCTTACACGGAGTCGTCCTCATGA